Proteins encoded within one genomic window of uncultured Sphingopyxis sp.:
- a CDS encoding GNAT family N-acetyltransferase encodes MFARTERLLLRPGWLEDAPALARAIGEEAVVRNLSRAPWPYGEAEAQTFLSLPLDPNQPRFLIFARTGGAPRLVGGCGISPSPEGELEMGYWIARPYWGLGFATEAGRQLLHIARAMNLPKLTAGHFLDNPASGAVLRKLGFRPTGKVAQRYSLARGGDAPCALFEEGDADADAIVTPMRSRIGVDEDFREDIRLMAA; translated from the coding sequence ATGTTCGCGCGTACCGAAAGACTGTTGCTGCGGCCCGGCTGGCTCGAAGATGCCCCCGCGCTCGCCCGTGCGATCGGCGAGGAAGCGGTGGTCCGCAACCTGTCGCGCGCGCCCTGGCCCTATGGCGAGGCGGAGGCGCAGACGTTCCTGAGCCTGCCGCTCGACCCGAACCAGCCGCGCTTCCTGATCTTCGCGCGCACCGGCGGCGCGCCGCGCCTCGTCGGCGGCTGCGGCATTTCGCCCAGCCCCGAAGGCGAGCTCGAAATGGGTTACTGGATCGCCCGGCCCTATTGGGGTCTCGGTTTCGCGACCGAGGCGGGGCGCCAGCTCCTCCACATCGCGCGCGCGATGAACCTGCCGAAGCTGACCGCCGGCCACTTCCTCGACAATCCCGCGTCGGGCGCGGTGCTGCGCAAGCTGGGCTTTCGCCCGACCGGCAAGGTCGCGCAGCGTTACAGCCTCGCGCGCGGCGGCGATGCGCCCTGCGCGCTGTTCGAGGAAGGCGACGCCGATGCCGATGCTATCGTCACCCCGATGCGAAGCCGCATCGGGGTGGACGAGGATTTCCGCGAGGATATCAGGCTGATGGCGGCGTGA